The proteins below are encoded in one region of Hordeum vulgare subsp. vulgare chromosome 3H, MorexV3_pseudomolecules_assembly, whole genome shotgun sequence:
- the LOC123440655 gene encoding cysteine-rich receptor-like protein kinase 10 — protein sequence MATAAVLILLAALLPVLAAATDSRWPSADYSLPPTPNHSCGFMGRYPPGRAYEATLRHLVATIPAKANEESCRYVEGESCRCSFGNIAGESPNLVAADASCCWHPDAKSPDCGACIALAFREAQRLCPYQRMAQASVDVDGGTCKAYFHDYDIREQFVNGGPRTLLPALVAAADGWPASDYSMALTPSHMCGDMGTYAPGSEYEATLRHLATTIPAKLNAESSDIAGESPNRVVASAYCSWHPDAESANCRACIALAFREAQRLCPYQRQAEAVVDGGACKFYFHDYDIMEQYAHGDPSSDLQGNTLDQVVGIVAKNENNT from the exons ATGGCTACCGCCGCGGTCCTCATCCTGCTCGCAGCGCTTCTCCCGGTGCTAGCCGCCGCAACCGATAGCCGCTGGCCGAGCGCTGACTACAGCTTGCCTCCCACGCCCAATCACTCGTGCGGCTTCATGGGCAGGTACCCTCCGGGCAGGGCGTACGAGGCCACCCTGCGCCATCTCGTCGCCACCATTCCCGCCAAGGCGAATGAGGAATCCTGCAGGTATGTGGAAGGGGAGTCCTGCAGGTGCTCTTTCGGCAACATCGCCGGCGAGAGCCCCAACCTGGTTGCGGCGGACGCCTCCTGCTGCTGGCACCCGGACGCCAAGTCGCCGGACTGCGGCGCTTGCATCGCGCTGGCCTTCCGGGAGGCGCAGAGGCTGTGCCCGTACCAGAGGATGGCTCAGGCCTCGGTTGACGTTGATGGTGGCACGTGCAAGGCTTACTTCCACGACTACGACATCAGGGAACAGTTCGTTAACGGCGGCCCCAGGA CGCTCCTTCCAGCGCTAGTTGCTGCAGCCGATGGCTGGCCCGCCTCCGACTACAGCATGGCCCTGACGCCCAGTCACATGTGCGGCGACATGGGCACGTACGCTCCGGGCAGCGAGTACGAGGCCACCCTGCGCCATCTCGCCACCACCATTCCCGCCAAGCTGAATGCGGAATCCAGCGACATCGCGGGCGAGAGCCCCAACCGGGTTGTGGCGTCGGCCTACTGCTCCTGGCACCCGGACGCTGAGTCGGCGAACTGCAGAGCTTGCATCGCGCTGGCCTTCCGGGAGGCGCAGAGGTTGTGCCCGTACCAGAGGCAGGCCGAGGCTGTGGTTGACGGCGGCGCGTGCAAATTCTACTTCCACGACTACGACATCATGGAGCAGTACGCTCATGGCGACCCCAGTA GTGATCTTCAGGGGAACACGCTGGACCAGGTCGTGGGCATTGTTGCAAAAAATGAGAACAATACATGA